From a single Devosia litorisediminis genomic region:
- a CDS encoding fumarylacetoacetate hydrolase family protein: protein MSTEARDNFVIAPQKTPSLPIVGSSQRFPINRIFCIGRNYAAHAVEMGHDPSKEPPFFFFKHAGAVSPSGEFPYPSETTDVHYEAELVVALHKGGANIAPEAALDHIWGYGVGIDMTRRDLQAVAKEQGRPWEVAKSFDNSAPCSALIPVTAIGHPQRGRISLAVNGEIKQDGNLDQMIWKTPDIIAILSQYFELFPGDMIMTGTPSGVGPVQRGDTMIAEIEGLGALTVAVK, encoded by the coding sequence ATGTCGACAGAAGCACGAGATAACTTCGTCATTGCGCCGCAGAAAACGCCCAGCCTGCCAATAGTCGGTTCCTCACAGCGATTTCCGATAAACCGCATCTTCTGCATCGGACGCAATTATGCAGCCCATGCCGTGGAAATGGGACACGATCCATCCAAAGAACCACCTTTCTTCTTTTTCAAGCATGCAGGTGCGGTCAGTCCGTCGGGGGAGTTCCCCTACCCGTCAGAAACCACCGACGTCCACTATGAGGCCGAACTGGTTGTAGCGCTGCACAAGGGCGGCGCGAACATTGCGCCGGAGGCCGCCTTGGACCACATTTGGGGATATGGCGTGGGCATAGACATGACGCGCCGCGACTTGCAGGCTGTCGCCAAAGAGCAGGGTAGGCCGTGGGAAGTCGCCAAAAGCTTCGATAACTCCGCTCCCTGCAGCGCCCTCATCCCCGTGACGGCAATTGGCCATCCCCAGCGCGGTCGGATCTCGTTGGCGGTGAACGGAGAGATTAAGCAGGATGGCAATTTGGATCAGATGATCTGGAAAACTCCTGACATCATTGCCATTCTGTCTCAGTACTTCGAGCTTTTTCCTGGAGACATGATCATGACCGGGACGCCTTCTGGTGTTGGGCCCGTTCAACGCGGTGACACGATGATCGCAGAAATTGAAGGTTTGGGTGCGCTCACGGTAGCGGTGAAGTAG
- the mobF gene encoding MobF family relaxase: MTATIQLKAPPVAYFRQARVYYDTGFQDAEWYAPSGSFGIEDGAPVDFALLERLYAAMAPDGTSLLSNKGGRVLDRQSAYDLTFSVPKSFSLIYAMANDGERKELLNILLAAARKSLSAVEKVAGWARRGKGGTALEPISFTAALFIHDEARPSVHNDGSIFGDPDLHIHCIILNIAKRADGSIGAIQSVLLRNAKMLAGAVFHAALAAGLLGMRLSVDRVGRNGIFEVASIPDRVIRFFSGRRQEIERRLEAVGVTSAQSPALAAKETAKSRHKKITTTLAERLAMWAAAGVRNGFDFKGLLAAARQAFEPICHEEGEAIYRFRLDTLPVELTENEAVLNHMEVIRALNAALVGTGLPPERAIKAFSDLMKSGQLMSLGTDAMGFPLLTTPEMIETEIAVVSLSEHLKDGETFALDPSIVADLCAQHALSAEQTRAALQVTRGGRVAIVEGAPGAGKSTAQRPIVASYEAAGFRVIGAATAWKIASALGKDLCIESRATADWLALLEHGKVTFDDKTVLIIDEAGLIGARDMLRLLEVANASGAKLILVGDRNQIQPIAAGPGLGLVARSVEVSRIETIVRQREAWLRQVVLDLGKGDALKALTELLRRKHVHFGTDLPSAVDALVEKRRELTDAGEAPLLIARTNDQLRLISQAVRKDRRVRGELSEAEVTFIGRLPNGEIAPISLSPGDGIRFLAKNKQLGTINGSVGTVLDVVPGATLLETRITAQVDGLRVSFAVTDVSDEHGNAQIGWDYGWSAFGSQGVTVEHALVLADANFDRHLSYVAASRARARTHLFVDGASVDAIETDLSALGPLSNEAERLVKLSRRMARKNTKRSTLDLLSRSDWDRWRNAPAADANQSPDAHVNRFVESEFDHV, encoded by the coding sequence GTGACGGCAACAATCCAACTCAAGGCGCCTCCGGTCGCCTATTTCCGCCAAGCGCGGGTCTATTACGATACCGGCTTCCAGGATGCCGAGTGGTACGCACCAAGCGGCTCATTCGGGATAGAAGACGGCGCACCAGTCGACTTCGCACTGCTCGAGCGGCTCTATGCCGCCATGGCTCCGGACGGCACCTCGCTACTCTCCAATAAGGGCGGGCGCGTCCTCGATCGGCAATCGGCTTATGATCTGACTTTCTCCGTTCCAAAGTCTTTTTCCCTGATCTATGCGATGGCCAATGACGGGGAGCGCAAGGAGCTACTCAACATTCTGTTGGCGGCGGCGCGCAAGAGCCTTTCGGCCGTTGAGAAAGTCGCTGGATGGGCTAGGCGGGGCAAGGGTGGCACGGCGCTCGAACCCATTAGTTTTACGGCTGCTTTGTTTATTCACGACGAAGCGCGCCCCTCCGTCCATAACGATGGCAGTATATTCGGCGATCCGGACCTGCATATCCACTGCATCATTCTCAATATTGCTAAGCGCGCGGACGGAAGCATCGGCGCAATCCAAAGTGTTCTACTGCGCAACGCCAAAATGCTGGCGGGGGCCGTGTTCCATGCAGCATTAGCAGCCGGTCTTCTCGGCATGCGGCTCAGCGTCGACAGGGTTGGCCGGAACGGCATCTTCGAAGTCGCTAGTATTCCTGACAGGGTCATCCGCTTCTTCTCAGGGCGTCGGCAAGAAATTGAACGCCGCCTAGAGGCTGTGGGCGTAACAAGCGCCCAGAGTCCTGCCCTGGCGGCAAAGGAAACTGCAAAATCCCGACATAAGAAGATTACCACTACGCTAGCTGAGCGTTTGGCAATGTGGGCGGCTGCCGGTGTTCGAAACGGTTTTGATTTCAAGGGGCTACTTGCCGCGGCCCGCCAGGCCTTTGAGCCCATTTGTCACGAGGAAGGTGAGGCGATTTATCGGTTCCGCCTCGATACCCTTCCTGTGGAGCTGACTGAAAACGAGGCGGTGCTCAATCATATGGAGGTGATCCGCGCCCTCAATGCCGCCCTGGTTGGCACAGGATTGCCGCCAGAGCGCGCTATCAAGGCATTTTCCGATCTCATGAAAAGTGGCCAGCTCATGAGCCTCGGTACCGACGCCATGGGTTTTCCGCTACTCACGACCCCGGAGATGATTGAAACCGAAATTGCGGTCGTCTCGCTGAGCGAGCATTTGAAAGATGGCGAGACCTTTGCGCTCGATCCAAGCATTGTTGCCGACCTGTGCGCGCAACACGCACTTAGTGCCGAACAGACCCGCGCCGCGCTCCAGGTCACTCGCGGCGGTCGTGTGGCGATCGTCGAGGGGGCACCTGGCGCGGGAAAATCTACCGCCCAACGCCCGATCGTTGCAAGCTACGAGGCCGCAGGCTTTCGGGTTATCGGCGCCGCCACGGCCTGGAAGATCGCGAGCGCCCTCGGCAAAGACCTCTGCATCGAGTCCCGGGCGACAGCGGACTGGTTGGCTCTACTGGAGCACGGCAAGGTGACCTTCGACGACAAGACTGTGCTCATCATCGATGAAGCGGGTCTCATCGGCGCAAGGGACATGCTGAGGTTGCTGGAAGTGGCAAACGCATCGGGCGCAAAGCTGATTCTGGTCGGCGACCGCAACCAGATCCAGCCCATTGCCGCTGGTCCCGGACTTGGACTGGTGGCGCGATCGGTCGAGGTCAGTCGTATCGAGACCATTGTTCGCCAGCGCGAAGCCTGGCTCAGGCAGGTCGTGCTCGATCTTGGGAAAGGCGATGCGCTTAAGGCGTTGACCGAACTGCTTCGGCGCAAGCACGTGCATTTTGGCACAGATCTTCCAAGTGCCGTTGACGCTCTAGTGGAAAAACGGCGCGAGCTGACCGACGCCGGGGAAGCGCCGCTACTCATCGCCCGCACCAATGACCAATTGCGCTTGATTTCCCAAGCAGTGCGGAAAGACCGCCGCGTCAGGGGCGAGCTTTCGGAGGCTGAGGTAACATTCATCGGTCGCTTGCCGAATGGCGAAATCGCACCCATTTCTCTGTCGCCGGGCGATGGTATTCGCTTTCTGGCGAAGAACAAGCAGCTCGGTACCATCAATGGCAGTGTCGGCACAGTGCTCGACGTCGTTCCTGGCGCCACACTGCTTGAAACACGGATCACGGCGCAGGTGGATGGCCTTCGCGTCAGCTTCGCGGTCACGGATGTGTCTGATGAGCATGGGAATGCCCAGATCGGCTGGGACTACGGCTGGAGCGCATTCGGCTCGCAGGGAGTGACCGTTGAGCATGCGCTCGTGCTTGCCGACGCAAACTTTGACCGCCATCTCTCCTATGTGGCGGCGAGCAGGGCCCGAGCCCGGACGCACCTCTTCGTTGATGGGGCCAGTGTTGATGCCATCGAGACCGACTTGTCGGCCCTTGGACCTTTGTCCAACGAAGCGGAGCGTCTAGTCAAGCTCAGTCGCCGCATGGCCCGCAAGAATACCAAGCGGTCGACCCTAGATCTCCTGTCGAGATCGGATTGGGATCGTTGGCGCAACGCTCCTGCAGCAGACGCCAACCAAAGCCCTGACGCTCATGTCAATCGCTTCGTCGAGTCGGAGTTCGATCATGTCTAG